In the genome of Triticum urartu cultivar G1812 chromosome 5, Tu2.1, whole genome shotgun sequence, one region contains:
- the LOC125510346 gene encoding translation initiation factor IF-2-like, producing MATMPRPLGAPLDSGGARGAATARDAPAAAMAAEAAFSAPLPVLPFPLPAPTATPAPADNSKSSSPLLGGSPNPPPASVLPTPASSRTGGSELPSEPLVSATTPEQLTLATAFRRGLLAKSRPDFLVRRPDPSSAPFMFTPGDALLHYVLENFSSPVFTPVAPGSTKSSPTQKWRRMTWRRTKLKTLKKRMQ from the exons ATGGCCACCATGCCCCGCCCCCTGGGTGCCCCTCTCGACTCTGGAGGTGCGCGAGGTGCGGCGACTGCGAGAGACGCCCCAGCGGCAGCCATGGCTGCGGAGGCGGCCTTCTCGGCTCCCCTTCCCGTCCTTCCCTTCCCCTTGCCTGCGCCGACCGCCACTCCGGCGCCGGCGGACAACTCCAAGTCCTCCAGCCCCTTGCTTGGCGGCTCGCCGAACCCGCCCCCTGCGTCGGTATTGCCGACGCCCGCGTCTTCTCGCACCGGTGGTTCTGAGCTTCCCTCGGAGCCGCTCGTCTCCGCCACCACGCCCGAGCAGCTTACTCTGGCGACCGCCTTCCGTCGCGGTTTACTCGCAAAATCACGGCCGGATTTCCTCGTGCGCCGGCCAGATCCTTCGTCGGCGCCGTTCATGTTCACTCCCGGCGACGCGCTGCTGCACTACGTCCTCGAAAACTTCTCTTCGCCGGTCTTCACCCCCGTCGCCCCGGGCTCGACCAAGTCTTCTCCGACGCAG AAATGGAGAAGGATGACATGGAGGAGGACGAAGCTCAAGACGTTGAAGAAGAGGATGCAATGA